The Anopheles marshallii chromosome X, idAnoMarsDA_429_01, whole genome shotgun sequence genome includes a window with the following:
- the LOC128707379 gene encoding protein GPR107, with the protein MSRRWTGLLMTVAVLIVALLVTVTVARRHHLEVRDDFRRYILLSTFGFYAGGVLDVRVSHFRVDPGTEENMFGLSLDKTMSDSMNPYLDSHQDKCILTEPVAVQSNGPIVFFKMDLKQNVVHVSCSKDWQNIHLYKDRSGVPALRSKRQSFAQASDSKMVYMQRRRRAVYHVPESNDFAPAVETADVATVCSKLTLPLEVKKDDMFKYYSFNFAIYVATKNEEGLYNLYFHSCPNYSPNSLYELNFNVDIEENNSGNYLSAGEMPLPALYFMMSVLFFLSGLFWVFILRKSKHPLFKIHYLMGVLVFLKSLSLMFHAINYHFIEVQGEHVEAWAILYYITHLLKGAVLIITIVLIGTGWTFIKHILADKDKKLFMIVIPLQVLANVAEIIIAESDEGDKEYSTWRDIFMLVDLLCCGAILFPVVWSIRHLQEAAGTDGKAAINLRKLKLFRQFYIMIVCYIYFTRIIVILLKITVAFQYAWLDEMFKEMATYVFFVLTGYKFRPVSQHPYFSVHGEDLDDEDDDGEVIFTQSGLSDGISKITNRSQPSSTIASGATLVESHEEERENLISKRESSHEYD; encoded by the exons ATGAGCCGGAGATGGACCGGCCTACTGATGACCGTGGCGGTTCTGATCGTCGCATTGCTCGTGACGGTAACGGTGGCACGGCGACATCACTTGGAAGTTCGG GATGATTTCCGACGGTACATTTTGCTCAGTACGTTTGGATTTTATGCTGGTGGCGTACTGGATGTGCGGGTGTCACACTTTCGTGTAGATCCCGGTACAGAAGAAAACATG TTTGGTCTTTCGCTCGATAAAACAATGTCTGATTCGATGAACCCGTATTTGGATTCGCATCAGGACAAGTGCATTCTCACCGAACCAGTCGCTGTACAAAGCAATGGACCTATTGTGTTCTTTAAGATGGATCTGAAACAGAATGT TGTGCATGTTAGTTGCTCCAAGGACTGGCAGAATATTCACCTGTACAAAGACCGCAGCGGTGTGCCAGCACTTCGCTCGAAGCGTCAGTCATTCGCGCAAGCCAGCGATTCTAAGATGGTGTATATGCAACGACGTCGCCGGGCCGTATATCATGTACCAGAGTCCAATGATTTTGCCCCAGCAGTGGAAACTGCCGATGTGGCAACGGTCTGCAGTAAGCTAACACTGCCGCTAGAGGTGAAAAAAGACGACATGTTCAAGTACTACAGCTTTAAT TTTGCCATATACGTTGCTACGAAGAACGAGGAAGGACTGTACAATCTATATTTTCACAGTTGCCCAAACTACTCGCCGAACAGTCTGTACGAGCTGAATTTTAACGTCGATATTGAGGAGAATAATAGTGGCAACTATCTATCGGCTGGTGAGATGCCGTTGCCGGCACTGTACTTCATGATGTCCGTACTGTTTTTCCTCTCCGGACTGTTTTGGGTGTTTATACTGCGTAAAAGTAAACATCCGCTGTTCAAAATACACTACCTAATGGGTGTGCTGGTGTTCCTCAAGTCGCTGTCGTTGATGTTCCACGCGATTAACTACCATTTTATAGAAGTGCAGGGTGAACACGTCGAAGCTTGGGCTATTCTATACTACATCACGCATCT GCTCAAGGGTGCGGTGTTGATCATCACCATAGTACTCATTGGCACCGGGTGGACATTCATCAAGCACATATTGGCGGACAAGGATAAGAAGCTTTTCATGATCGTCATACCGTTGCAAGTGCTGGCCAATGTGGCAGAGATTATTATCGCCGAAAGCGATGAGGGTGACAAGGAGTATAGCACCTGGCGGGATATATTCATGCTAGTCGATTTGCTGTGCTGCGGTGCGATCCTGTTTCCCGTCGTATGGTCCATCCGGCATCTGCAAGAAGCGGCCGGTACGGACGGTAAAGCGGCTATCAATCTGCGCAAGCTCAAACTGTTCCGCCAGTTTTACATCATGATCGTATGCTACATATACTTCACGCGCATTATAGTAATCTTGCTGaag ATAACCGTCGCATTCCAGTACGCTTGGctggatgaaatgtttaaggAGATGGCCACTTACGTGTTCTTCGTGCTGACCGGGTACAAATTCCGACCCGTTTCGCAGCATCCCTACTTTTCCGTGCATGGTGAGGATCTCGACGATGAGGACGATGATGGTGAAGTCAT CTTCACACAATCAGGGTTGAGTGATGGCATCAGCAAGATTACCAATCGATCCCAACCATCGTCCACTATTGCGTCTGGTGCAACGCTGGTAGAATCGCACGAAGAGGAACGTGAGAATTTGATTAGCAAGCGGGAATCATCCCACGAGTACGATTAG
- the LOC128709802 gene encoding sorting nexin-25 codes for MKVQYWIGVIAAILCAVCVYSPIFLYFLLFVIYSLVLITVAVFGTIYVHYKLTNRESVTYVSQGQDDQTNVLYNATRSSLFGQGSPGASPTSRAFGGRGSTGSGSTSTAPVSTGQLPIIFGRTVDGLLQQIIDNTMRDLVGPALETVVANPRRIVELLREDIWLGIEKLHERAARIDAPKLIACDFVQKVTMHLQKIRRSGKVETTPEVFANGTHESILTASYLATAEKELDFLKKISEILIIFLLPRGYSLSPVKDLLSEVIAYRVLHPAIRYLTAPDFINQQIVECIETRLVAVAIQKRSHEYAANFEDFLRIIDMTQTTDELHSIRASIVSDIRQASTMQAMQRARGGFAMPPVDSSSTSNASGTAENGGLSDGEPAATLRLKRYIQQLSFAKSQCEKCLTRLGWEGCVSNDVDLALADILSTVAGRRALTAFLEPMNAASLVGYYTTVEELRRAARSAWHQLGAEIFYTYIRAPSSEIPLDKVTRKRMEAFLVGDVGGPDVFYEVQRECLALLEQKYYQPFLLSDEYVRLKSSLTQDEFKEIITSCGGNPAGSMDVGGELSGSLQHASHDSQESQESGGSVVNGADGATDPALADLSNHSQYARNKLDRLDEKLANKQQALEALKQSLKPDSKLLLMLEREIEWLRGERRQLESHLLRTAVWGEYLGSWRAIVESVDFSDDREPPQFMIVVQVDEMNDYGSGTRDDTVVMTALEATDTISTGWVVVRSLAQFHTLHRKLRPMCAELRQLDLPSNNAFKLFLLKNDRALLEKAKAQVQRYLSFILEDDHLNQSEVVYEFLSPSSDRLKQGVVANNPSPSKKPSSKFSLATIFRSNSDKLEQLWNVGGTERPFVGDHDAFTPEDADQVSLYLEGVPASGASSTASPSIDGAPVEARDSIAEPLYALLGEIFDLGGVFRWLRKSLISFVQITYGQTINRQLRESITALFDEPMLHAYASAVLRSLWPGGASLQTGNGVGGVRLLAPERTEDEREMIMNAARSLLQDNIPELLCSLIGAQNARQGALKLFEVLQNPLYNKQLFYDLLETLMLELFPEIRQLKPAANSNTSINPIVTASSGDSSSSASAQPREYYHQPSGAPLSSPTSSPPTPMGGVGSASGTPIRSIS; via the exons ATGAAGGTACAATACTGGATCGGTGTGATAGCAGCTATTTTatgtgccgtgtgtgtgtattcgcCCATTTTCTTGTACTTCCTTCTGTTCGTCATCTACTCGCTGGTACTGATTACTGTCG CGGTGTTTGGTACCATATATGTGCATTACAAACTGACGAACCGTGAATCAGTCACCTACGTCAGCCAAGGTCAAGACGATCAAACAAACGTCCTTTACAATGCCACCAG ATCATCGCTGTTTGGACAAGGTTCTCCCGGAGCATCTCCAACGTCACGTGCATTTGGTGGACGTGGTTCGACCGGTAGTGGAAGCACCAGCACTGCTCCGGTCAGTACCGGTCAGTTGCCAATCATTTTTGGCCGCACGGTTGACGGATTGCTACAACAGATCATCGACAACACGATGCGGGATCTGGTAGGACCGGCACTAGAGACAGTGGTGGCGAACCCACGCCGCATCGTGGAGTTGCTTCGCGAGGACATTTGGCTCGGTATAGAGAAGCTGCATGAACGAGCTGCCCGCATCGATGCACCGAAGCTGATAGCCTGTGATTTTGTGCAGAAAGTAACGATGCATTTGCAAAAGATTCGCCGGTCGGGGAAGGTTGAAACAACACCGGAAGTGTTTGCTAATGGTACACACGAATCGATTTTGACCGCATCCTACCTGGCTACGGCAGAGAAAGAGCTTGACTTTTTAAAAAAGATTAGTGAAATACTGATTATATTTCTTCTGCCGCGAGGGTACTCCCTTTCGCCCGTCAAGGATTTGCTCAGCGAAGTGATCGCCTATCGTGTGCTTCATCCAGCGATACGTTACCTGACGGCACCGGACTTTATCAACCAACAGATCGTGGAGTGTATCGAGACGCGGCTGGTGGCGGTTGCAATACAAAAGCGTAGCCACGAATATGCCGCCAACTTTGAGGATTTTTTACGCATCATCGACATGACGCAAACGACCGACGAGCTGCATTCGATACGGGCAAGCATTGTGAGTGACATTCGACAGGCGTCGACCATGCAGGCGATGCAGCGGGCCCGCGGTGGGTTTGCAATGCCACCAGTTGATTCATCCAGCACATCCAACGCATCCGGTACGGCTGAAAACGGGGGGCTCAGCGATGGTGAACCAGCGGCAACGCTCCGGCTAAAGCGTTACATCCAGCAACTGTCGTTTGCTAAGAGCCAGTGCGAAAAATGTCTGACACGGCTTGGTTGGGAGGGATGCGTGAGCAATGATGTAGATCTGGCCCTTGCAGACATCCTATCGACGGTGGCAGGTCGACGTGCTTTAACCGCGTTTCTGGAGCCGATGAATGCTGCCAGTCTGGTTGGGTACTATACAACCGTGGAGGAACTGCGCCGTGCCGCTCGTTCCGCATGGCATCAGCTCGGGGCGGAGATTTTCTACACGTACATCCGGGCCCCTAGCTCGGAGATTCCGCTGGATAAAGTGACGCGCAAGCGTATGGAAGCGTTTCTGGTCGGTGACGTCGGCGGCCCGGACGTGTTCTACGAGGTGCAGCGCGAGTGTTTGGCACTGTTGGAGCAAAAGTATTATCAACCGTTCCTGCTGAGCGATGAGTATGTGCGGCTGAAAAGCTCGCTGACGCAGGATGAGTTTAAGGAGATCATTACATCGTGCGGTGGTAATCCGGCGGGCAGCATGGATGTGGGTGGTGAATTGAGTGGTTCACTGCAGCACGCCAGCCACGATAGTCAGGAAAGTCAGGAGAGTGGTGGTAGTGTGGTGAATGGTGCCGATGGTGCCACCGACCCAGCGCTAGCAGACCTCAGCAACCATTCGCAGTACGCGCGCAACAAGCTGGATCGTTTGGACGAGAAGCTGGCGAACAAGCAGCAAGCGCTGGAAGCGTTAAAGCAATCGCTAAAACCGGACTCAaagctgttgctgatgttggaACGGGAGATTGAATGGTTACGGGGCGAACGACGTCAGCTCGAATCACACTTGCTGCGCACGGCTGTTTGGGGTGAGTATCTCGGCAGCTGGCGCGCTATAGTGGAAAGTGTGGACTTTTCAGATGACCGCGAACCGCCACAGTTTATGATCGTGGTGCAGGTGGATGAGATGAACGACTACGGTAGTGGGACGCGCGATGATACTGTGGTCATGACCGCCCTAGAGGCTACCGACACCATCTCGACCGGGTGGGTAGTGGTACGTTCGCTGGCCCAGTTCCACACCCTGCATCGGAAGTTGCGCCCAATGTGCGCGGAGCTGCGCCAGCTCGATCTACCCTCGAACAATGCGTTCAAGCTGTTCCTGCTCAAGAATGATCGCGCATTGTTGGAAAAAGCGAAGGCACAGGTGCAACGCTACCTTAGCTTCATTTTAGAGGATGACCACCTGAACCAAAGTGAGGTAGTGTACGAATTTCTAAGTCCCAGCTCCGACCGCTTGAAGCAGGGCGTAGTAGCGAACAATCCGTCACCGTCGAAGAAACCATCTTCCAAATTTTCGCTAGCGACTATATTCCGCAGCAACAGTGACAAGCTAGAGCAGCTGTGGAATGTCGGCGGAACGGAACGTCCGTTTGTTGGTGACCATGACGCTTTTACGCCGGAGGATGCCGATCAGGTATCGCTGTACCTGGAAGGTGTACCGGCCAGCGGAGCATCATCTACCGCCTCCCCATCGATTGACGGTGCGCCGGTGGAGGCACGTGACTCGATCGCCGAACCACTGTACGCTCTGCTCGGGGAGATATTCGATCTCGGCGGTGTCTTTCGTTGGTTGCGCAAGAGTCTGATTTCGTTCGTGCAGATTACGTACGGGCAGACAATAAACCGCCAGCTGCGCGAATCAATCACTGCTCTGTTCGATGAGCCAATGCTGCACGCGTACGCCAGTGCTGTACTGCGAAGTCTGTGGCCAGGTGGTGCATCACTGCAGACAGGCAACGGTGTTGGGGGGGTGCGATTACTGGCACCGGAACGCACCGAGGACGAACGTGAGATGATCATGAACGCCGCCCGGTCACTATTGCAGGACAACATACCGGAGTTGCTTTGCAGCCTGATCGGGGCACAGAATGCACGGCAGGGTGCACTCAAGCTGTTTGAAGTGTTGCAGAATCCGCTCTACAACAAGCAGCTGTTTTATGATCTGCTCGAAACGCTTATGCTAGAACTGTTTCCAGAGATACGACAGCTTAAGCCTGCTGCAAACAGCAACACTAGCATCAATCCGATCGTTACTGCCAGCAGTGGtgatagcagcagcagcgctaGCGCACAGCCGCGAGAATATTATCATCAACCATCCGGAGCGCCGTTGTCTTCACCAACGTCATCACCCCCAACACCGATGGGTGGGGTCGGTTCCGCTTCCGGTACACCCATTAGGAGCATATCATAA
- the LOC128719121 gene encoding uncharacterized protein LOC128719121: protein MAKFKAIVICLVISCACSAIVAEKACDDIHAFLKHTAILMKMLPFHTYPVFNLCTNQTAQHEYGNAIMLYRNMTNTPECKKYLENNHMTVYENIYVQLTGLWDAANCDACASAVNETATFMNLSTNLDNCFATTKTPCESCDTDYQNVQQFYASIEKRQHGSGMCFDIKDRMNQTRRVWSGQYNCCKDKRRSMVIFASIASVVCVLPFAFYLLMHAVTVRQERRRISLLSATSVNDESTPASCSRPNNGTLRNSEMERIEETDGNENNDDDESDYDGESIPTQTATFQSLSKLNNLDVVEGNLIDISVQTSQMHPVLKPLGHNHEEEESEDVNMLK from the exons ATGGCGAAGTTCAAAGCAATAGTGATTTGTTTGGTGATTTCCTG cGCCTGCTCGGCAATTGTGGCAGAAAAAGCATGCGACGATATTCATGCATTCCTTAAACACACAGCAATACTTATGAAAATGCTCCCATTTCACACGTATCCAGTGTTCAATCTATGCACCAACCAAACCGCTCAGCACGAATATGGGAACGCAATCATGTTGTATCGAAACATGACCAACACACCCGAATGTAAgaaatatttggaaaataaCCATATGACGgtttatgaaaacatttacGTGCAACTGACCGGGCTATGGGATGCAGCAAACTGTGACGCCTGTGCCAGTGCGGTAAATGAAACCGCCACGTTTATGAATCTATCGACAAACCTCGATAATTGTTTCGCCACTACGAAAACACCATGCGAAAGTTGCGACACCGATTATCAGAATGTGCAACAGTTTTACGCTAGCATTGAAAAGCGGCAGCACGGTTCCGGAATGTGCTTTGACATCAAAGATCGGATGAATCAAACGCGACGGGTTTGGTCTGGTCAGTACAATTGTTGCAAAGACAAGCGACGTTCGATGGTAATCTTTGCCTCGATTGCATCTGTTGTTTGCGTGCTTCCTTTCGCATTCTACTTGTTGATGCACGCAGTCACAGTACGACAGGAAAGACGTCGCATCAGCTTGTTGAGCGCTACGAGCGTGAACGATGAGTCAACCCCAGCGTCATGCTCTCGGCCCAACAACGGTACGCTGCGGAATTCAGAAATGGAACGCATTGAGGAGACAGACGGTAACGAGAAcaacgacgatgatgaaaGCGATTACGATGGTGAAAGCATTCCCACGCAGACAGCAACATTCCAGTCGTTGTCCAAACTAAACAATCTCGATGTAGTGGAAGGCAATTTAATAGATATATCGGTGCAAACATCGCAGATGCATCCGGTGCTGAAGCCACTTGGTCATAACCATGAGGAGGAGGAATCTGAAGATGTGAACATGCTGAAGTAA